One region of Longimicrobiaceae bacterium genomic DNA includes:
- a CDS encoding flavin reductase family protein, with the protein MIDPIEFRRVMGHFASGVTVVTTVQPNGEPCGLTANAVCSVSVDPVLVLVCVEHGADTHDCIRAAGRFAINVLEEEGGESLSRRFATWGVEDKFRGVAWREERTGAPVLEGALAWLDCRVAQELQGGDHTIFLGEVVAADAREGTPLVYYRGGYGRFVP; encoded by the coding sequence ATGATCGATCCAATCGAGTTCCGGCGGGTGATGGGGCACTTCGCCAGCGGCGTGACGGTGGTCACCACGGTGCAGCCGAACGGTGAGCCGTGCGGCCTCACGGCCAACGCGGTGTGCTCCGTGTCCGTGGACCCGGTGCTGGTGCTGGTGTGCGTGGAGCACGGCGCGGACACCCACGACTGCATCCGGGCGGCGGGGCGGTTCGCCATCAACGTCCTGGAGGAGGAGGGAGGCGAGAGCCTGTCCCGCCGCTTCGCCACCTGGGGGGTGGAGGACAAGTTCCGGGGCGTTGCGTGGCGCGAGGAGCGCACCGGGGCGCCCGTCCTGGAGGGCGCGCTGGCGTGGCTGGACTGCCGGGTCGCCCAGGAGCTGCAGGGGGGCGACCACACCATCTTCCTCGGCGAGGTCGTGGCGGCGGACGCCCGCGAGGGGACACCGCTGGTCTACTACCGGGGGGGGTATGGACGCTTCGTCCCCTGA
- a CDS encoding fused MFS/spermidine synthase, giving the protein MDASSPERRRPGWPVVLRAVLVGLALGVVATAGGALVLFRTEGALAASAAVIATFAVALGAGLWAGVPPDEEERVSLAGRWLFAGISVGAAGVFATVLGILSRLGRQGEALRVLGLLFLVAVPVYAIGFLLPALIGWAEGEEDPLGEGGEGPARRALGAVAVGVLAGFAVGALASGFFLIPKLDPGPLLLGAAALLTSPLLFPRAQRAGPEERVVYETETPYGTLRVVETTYSGERQPDRTLYQDDEIESGELVRSGAPTFAYVAAGERWLAEVARRGDAYLFLGGGAYTLPRRVAERDPTARITVVELDPEVTRVAYRWFGLRPEHGVASVHGDARAAVDAWAAGGAEGFDRIYVDVYGGGEALPHSLVSVEALARMRGLLRPGGTLALNVIGTAAGEGSLRLWSTLRTACEVFPSTELYLHLGRDYPERQNFLLACAAEAEHRFPERAGTFARWPRAEWPRPAGTTVFRDLAPRGERSAAPSGG; this is encoded by the coding sequence ATGGACGCTTCGTCCCCTGAGCGCCGACGCCCCGGCTGGCCCGTGGTGCTGCGGGCCGTGCTGGTGGGGCTTGCGCTCGGCGTGGTGGCGACGGCCGGGGGCGCCCTCGTCCTCTTCCGCACCGAGGGGGCGCTCGCCGCATCGGCCGCGGTGATCGCCACCTTCGCGGTGGCGCTGGGCGCCGGGCTCTGGGCCGGGGTCCCGCCGGACGAGGAGGAGCGCGTCTCGCTGGCCGGCCGCTGGCTCTTCGCCGGGATCTCGGTGGGCGCGGCGGGCGTCTTCGCCACCGTGCTCGGCATCCTCAGCCGCCTGGGGCGGCAGGGCGAGGCGCTGCGCGTGCTCGGGCTCCTCTTCCTGGTGGCGGTCCCCGTGTACGCCATCGGCTTCCTCCTCCCCGCGCTGATCGGCTGGGCGGAGGGGGAGGAGGACCCGCTGGGAGAGGGCGGTGAAGGCCCGGCGCGCCGGGCGCTCGGCGCCGTCGCCGTGGGCGTGCTGGCCGGCTTCGCGGTGGGCGCGCTGGCGTCCGGCTTTTTCCTCATCCCCAAGCTGGACCCCGGCCCCCTGCTGCTGGGGGCCGCCGCGCTGCTGACCTCGCCGCTGCTCTTCCCCCGCGCGCAGCGCGCCGGGCCGGAGGAGCGCGTGGTGTACGAGACGGAGACGCCCTACGGCACGCTGCGCGTGGTGGAGACCACGTACTCGGGGGAGCGGCAGCCGGACCGCACCCTCTACCAGGACGACGAGATCGAGTCCGGGGAGCTGGTGCGGAGCGGCGCCCCCACCTTCGCCTACGTGGCGGCGGGGGAGCGATGGCTGGCGGAGGTGGCCCGCCGCGGCGACGCGTACCTGTTCCTGGGGGGCGGGGCGTACACCCTCCCGCGGCGGGTGGCGGAGCGCGACCCGACGGCCCGGATCACCGTGGTGGAGCTGGACCCGGAGGTGACGCGCGTGGCGTACCGCTGGTTCGGGCTGCGCCCGGAGCACGGGGTCGCGTCGGTGCACGGGGACGCGCGCGCGGCCGTGGACGCCTGGGCGGCCGGCGGGGCGGAGGGCTTCGACCGGATCTACGTGGACGTGTACGGCGGGGGCGAGGCGCTCCCGCACTCGCTGGTGAGCGTGGAGGCGCTCGCCCGGATGCGAGGTCTCCTGCGCCCCGGGGGGACGCTGGCGCTCAACGTGATCGGGACGGCGGCGGGGGAGGGGAGCCTGCGGCTCTGGTCCACGCTGCGCACGGCGTGCGAGGTGTTCCCGTCCACGGAGCTGTACCTCCACCTGGGGCGCGACTACCCGGAGCGGCAGAACTTCCTGCTGGCGTGCGCGGCGGAGGCGGAGCACCGCTTCCCGGAGCGGGCGGGGACCTTCGCGCGGTGGCCGCGGGCGGAGTGGCCGCGGCCGGCGGGGACCACGGTCTTCCGCGACCTGGCGCCCCGGGGAGAGCGAAGCGCCGCGCCCTCCGGGGGAG